The Pygocentrus nattereri isolate fPygNat1 chromosome 4, fPygNat1.pri, whole genome shotgun sequence genome includes a window with the following:
- the LOC108414988 gene encoding uncharacterized protein LOC108414988 isoform X2, which yields MSVSSLVLCLVVLLLQLWGAHTLPPTPPCINHCLCHKTPLLNCSSSGLSEAPSQIPVTATALDLSHNALQSLVPLGSGRLRGLQHLWVGDNALETLSLCLGKGLKATKTLTGRRERCLTWAPDLQLLSAERNQLKRIPGGLCSIKSLQVLQLSHNRISELGPTDLFGCTDLKEVHLQHNLINTVHPQAFKDLPSLQVLDLSYNLLTIIPLPAYLSLRNLNTLVAISGNRWRCDCNLKTIRRWLSFDNEVGNPGWKVVCFSPPHNAGKDLLHLKESDLTCPPPVYSTPGLVKEVTVDESTELLLSCATQDFMQAHWWTPHGQVSENQQVLLISNVTEQHAGLYVCVSGFQEEHVSIFNLHVHKRVHDTRLRREAQNILDDLTKEANLNIQRNVRTVSQQDFVLAVCLSVSITFIVAFVIGVLVRPLLDKLCKKIRSKRDTASSSINSQTSSTRQRPYVNEGYSDADEGVQEVRVGSRVTFGGVTEVNDCGGNIPYYVTVEDAKSDSSSENNTDVDISYEKTQGNESFTENVENHCVEMEDLKSREGSHPSSSLQVSKEVLLRKENTKTSEPKPACGYPNAESTKIMEFEPIPDQEDTTELEETSISPVSSQSELPQELESYEVKESFEQSVDPPVVTVHEDKEGNTGQEATIPGFTTDPLFDLKEQNVDDLDPDLWNDSGDSFSFTDESPRSSSRVTQLAVLDYPLFEKEMSVDKSEEEQAEYTVNPEEDEESETYPHSGNEDLNGNKLSTPEQDALTDEPSTGARFRQDTITLDPSDVHLTCTREDSFDDWPFTDQNESSDSSNIVHINEEPAQYHVHPVYRTGRKTTNHLGKDRSGACSSSEDEEEQAENAYYPRRLEIKTEPEVNSEGVIPVKNPNNIFSINFDNSSSSTDIEEKTDKEGERKSFKRLSGLSSLLFNRNGAETDKKVAQTPSKTTNKDSWKIGGILGLSFNKQTVVPEDNDNPNTNKESFFGAIEQAFGQLPKLKRSLLFSVSQPESSIQHRSAPVVEAGYDSKISQLNFSLEESFIGKIDVPLDPVPKIKRYLLFSHPEPSDLIPSFIQTERATPELKTETQSVRSESTLEDKLSPNSTEDSFFGQIGASLDEVPMVKRYIQFTQSEPQPSAKSPSTSLKTESFIPVLGSKPRSVKSDSSSEDDISPTSTRDHFFGQIGASLDEVPKVNRYIQFTQSEPQPSAKSPSTSLKTESFIPVLGTKPQSVKSDSSSEDDISPSSTGDNFFGQIGASLDGVPKMNRYIQFTQSEPQLSTQSPPTSSKAESFIPVLGTKTQSVRSESTSEDKLSPTTTGDNFFGQIGATLDELPKVERYIQFTQSEPQLSTQSPPTSLKAESFIPVLGTKTQSVRSESTSEDKVNPTSTEDSFFGKISASLNEVPKVKRYIQFSQSEPQPSAKSPSTSVKAESFITVLGTKPQSVKSDSSSEDDNSPTSTGDSFFEQIGASLNEVPKVQRYIQFTQSEPQSSVKSPSTSLKSESFIPVLGTKLQSVRSESTSKDKLSATCTGDHFFGQIGASLDEVPKVNRYIQFTQSEPQPSVESPSTSLKAESFIPVLGTKPQSVRSESTSEDKLSPTTTGDNFFGQIGATLDELPKVERYIQFTQSEPQLSTQSPPTSSKAESFIRVLGTKTQSVRSESTSEDKLSPTTTGDHFFGQIGATLDELPKVERYIQFTQSEPQLSTQSPPTSLKAESFIPGLGTKTQSVRSESTSEDKVSPTSTGDNFFGQIGASLDEVPKVNRYIQFTRSEPQPSVESPSTSLKAESVLGTKLQSVRSECTSMDKLSPTSTGDNFFGQIGTSLDEVVKVKRYIQLTQSEAQPSVKSPSTSLKAESVIPVLGTKSQSVRSESTAEDKLSLNSTGDNFFGQIDASLDEVPKVNRYIQFTQSEPQSSVKSPSTSLKAESFIPVLESKPHSVRSESIAEDKLSPNCSGDNFFGQIGASLDEVPKVNRYIQFTQSEAQPSAQFPSTSLKAESFISVLGTKPQSVRSESTAEDKLSLTSTGDNFFGQIDASLDEVPKVNRYIQFTQSEPQSSVKSPSTSLKAESFIPVLESKPHSVRSEFSSKDKLSPTSNGDNFFGQIGTSFDGVPKVKRYIQFTQSEPQPSDLLPSFMKTERITKVQSGRYNLPSENELSSPRKEGNFFGQIGTSLNEVPKVKRYIQFTQTESSAETPTSSHSERVTPTFATKIQSVRSDPPSEVRLTTPSNGDSFFGQIDGVPKLKRYIQFTQSEPISQTPSNEPKIHAGMVININSSSEDGVKADADSFFGQIDTSLDGIPKVKRYLQFTQHLTQPSSQFLDTQIATPELLTKTELLQTSSTPDYIKPINKDSLFGNTDTPLYGITKVKRYIQFTQCESHSSDYTSDNEAKPSSNKDNFFEGIYISPDHIPEVKRSLQFTQSHPKLENQLFSPSLNKERITTEFVTKREPVSSNYSADRDIRPNNQDSLFDQLNTSFDGVPKVNRYIRFSQSEDCLPNTKYPSTEKARESDSLSEKEFSTTTTENSFLQIHTSLHEVPKVKTYIHFTQSEPQTLSPHPHTQIPICTPKDRRVESMDSEVNVSVKDEDFFWQIPASFSTLQRPKRSLIFTTSDPQNQNQIQALSLIHDSSFNVKVSTEKSRLEQLPRPKRTLYFSNSDPYRQSHQPLTQTELATSEFETIESRLSSLGAPLSTESSDFSPHNLPIPTRSLQFPTSEELSEQVTDLDQVPKLRTSLGTDTPLQDENKTPTTSSGKDGAREYLRDSSQARLRQERRRLLFQQKRRAMDGFSLTSPSSTSQERDKQGGPSDHYEGTVRPHADHSLQGVPTVPASSASHMDAKGSGFKGLSAKRISSLKYKSALHEGTYKSRSDD from the exons GACTCTGCAGTATAAAGTCATTGCAGGTGCTTCAGCTCTCCCATAACAGAATCTCTGAACTTGGTCCTACTGACTTGTTTGGGTGTACTGACCTGAAAGAGGTTCACCTCCAGCATAACCTCATCAACACTGTCCACCCACAGGCCTTTAAGGACCTGCCCAGTTTACAG GTCCTTGACCTGAGCTATAACCTGCTGACCATCATACCTCTGCCAGCTTACTTGTCTCTACGGAACTTGAATACGTTGGTGGCCATTTCTGGAAATAGATGGAGGTGTGATTGTAACTTAAAGACAATAAGGAGATGGCTAAGCTTCGACAATGAAGTGGGTAATCCAGGATGGAAAGTGGTGTGTTTCTCTCCGCCTCATAATGCTGGAAAGGATCTGCTACATCTGAAGGAATCTGATCTTACCTGTCCACCACCTGTATATAGCACACCAGGCCTCGTTAAGGAGGTGACTGTAGATGAGAGCACAGAATTATTGCTTTCCTGTGCAACCCAAG ACTTCATGCAGGCTCATTGGTGGACACCTCATGGCCAAGTCTCTGAAAATCAACAAGTACTTCTTATCAGCAATGTCACAGAGCAGCATGCAGGACTCTATGTCTGTGTCTCAGGATTTCAGGAAGAGCATGTGTCAATATTTAATCTACATGTTCATAAAAGAGTTCATGACACAAGGCTGCGACGAGAAGCCCAGAATATTTTGGATGACCTtaccaaagaagcaaacctgAACATACAGAGAAATGTGCGAACTGTGTCTCAGCAAGACTTTGTATTAGCTGTCTGCCTTTCTGTCTCCATTACATTTATCGTGGCCTTTGTCATTGGTGTTCTGGTAAGGCCACTTCTGGATAAATTATGCAAGAAAATTCGATCAAAGAGAGATACTGCATCATCGTCTATAAACTCACAGACTTCCTCCACTCGACAAAGGCCATATGTGAATGAAGGATATTCTGATGCAGATGAAGGTGTGCAAGAAGTGCGAGTGGGATCAAGAGTGACATTTGGTGGGGTCACAGAAGTAAATGACTGTGGGGGAAATATTCCTTATTATGTCACTGTAGAAGACGCCAAGTCAGACAGCTCTTCTGAGAATAATACAGATGTTGACATATCATATGAGAAAACACAGGGGAATGAATCATTCACTGAAAATGTTGAAAACCATTGTGTTGAGATGGAAGATCTAAAGAGCAGAGAAGGCAGCCATCCCAGCAGCTCACTACAAGTCAGCAAAGAAGTACTTTTGAGAAAAGAGAACACAAAAACATCAGAACCGAAACCAGCCTGTGGGTACCCAAACGCTGAATCTACCAAAATCATGGAGTTTGAGCCCATTCCAGACCAAGAGGACACCACAGAGTTAGAAGAGACAAGTATTTCACCAGTATCATCTCAATCAGAATTGCCACAAGAACTAGAGTCCTATGAAGTAAAAGAGTCATTTGAGCAAAGTGTAGATCCCCCTGTAGTCACTGTACATGAAGATAAAGAAGGCAACACAGGCCAGGAGGCAACAATACCAGGATTTACAACTGACCCACTGTTTGATCTGAAGGAACAGAATGTGGATGACCTGGACCCAGATTTATGGAATGATAGTGGGGACAGTTTTTCATTCACTGATGAATCTCCAAGGTCAAGCAGCAGAGTtacacaacttgctgttcttgATTAtccactttttgaaaaggaaatGTCTGTGGATAAGTCTGAAGAAGAACAAGCAGAATACACTGTAAACCcagaggaagatgaagaatcAGAAACCTATCCACACTCAGGAAATGAAGACCTTAATGGAAACAAGCTCTCGACTCCGGAGCAAGATGCTTTAACTGATGAGCCAAGCACAGGTGCACGTTTCAGACAAGATACTATTACGCTGGACCCATCAGATGTACATTTGACCTGTACTCGAGAGGATAGTTTTGATGATTGGCCATTTACAGACCAGAATGAGAGCTCAGATTCTTCAAACATTGTACATATTAATGAAGAACCTGCACAATACCATGTGCATCCTGTTTATAGGACGGGTCGAAAAACAACCAACCATTTGGGAAAAGATAGATCAGGTGCCTGTAGCTCCagtgaagatgaagaggaacAAGCTGAAAATGCTTACTACCCTAGGAGGCTTGAGATAAAAACAGAACCAGAGGTTAATAGTGAGGGTGTCATTCCAGTCAAAAACCCAAACAACATATTCAGTATCAACTTTGACAATTCCTCAAGCAGCACAGATATAGAGGAGAAGACCGataaggagggagagagaaagagctttAAACGACTGAGTGGACTGAGTTCACTGCTGTTTAACAGAAATGGGGCTGAAACAGATAAGAAGGTTGCTCAAACCCCatccaaaacaacaaataaagaCAGCTGGAAAATTGGGGGTATCTTGGGTTTGTCCTTCAACAAACAGACAGTGGTACCCGAGGACAATGATAATccaaacacaaataaagaaaGTTTCTTTGGAGCAATAGAACAAGCCTTTGGCCAGCTACCAAAACTTAAAAGATCTCTTCTGTTCTCAGTCTCTCAACCTGAATCTTCAATTCAACATAGGAGTGCACCTGTTGTAGAGGCAGGATATGACTCAAAGATATCCCAACTGAACTTCTCCTTAGAAGAGAGTTTCATTGGAAAGATTGATGTTCCTTTGGATCCAGTACCAAAAATAAAGAGATATCTCCTGTTCTCACATCCTGAGCCTTCAGATCTGATACCATCATTTATACAGACAGAAAGAGCCACACCAGAGTTAAAGACTGAAACACAATCTGTGAGATCTGAATCTACACTTGAGGATAAGCTCAGCCCAAATTCTACTGAAGACAGTTTCTTTGGGCAAATAGGTGCATCTCTTGATGAAGTGCCCATGGTTAAGAGATACATTCAGTTCACTCAATCTGAACCTCAACCTTCAGCCAAGTCTCCGTCAACGTCTTTAAAGACAGAAAGTTTCATACCAGTGTTAGGGTCTAAACCACGATCTGTGAAATCTGATTCTTCTTCTGAAGATGACATCAGTCCAACCTCTACTAGAGACCATTTCTTTGGGCAAATAGGTGCATCTCTTGATGAAGTGCCAAAAGTGAACAGATACATTCAGTTCACTCAATCTGAACCTCAACCTTCAGCCAAGTCCCCGTCAACGTCTTTAAAGACAGAAAGTTTCATACCAGTGTTAGGGACAAAACCACAATCTGTGAAATCTGATTCTTCATCTGAAGATGACATCAGTCCGTCCTCTACTGGAGACAATTTCTTTGGGCAAATAGGTGCATCTCTTGATGGAGTGCCAAAAATGAACAGATACATTCAGTTCACTCAATCTGAACCTCAACTTTCAACGCAGTCCCCGCCAACATCTTCAAAGGCAGAAAGTTTCATACCAGTGTTAGGAACTAAAACACAGTCTGTGAGATCTGAATCTACATCTGAGGATAAGCTCAGTCCAACCACTACTGGAGACAATTTCTTTGGGCAAATAGGTGCAACCCTTGATGAACTGCCAAAGGTTGAGAGATACATTCAGTTCACTCAATCTGAACCTCAGCTTTCAACGCAGTCCCCACCAACATCTTTAAAGGCAGAAAGTTTCATACCAGTGTTAGGAACTAAAACACAGTCTGTGAGATCTGAATCTACATCTGAGGATAAGGTCAATCCAACCTCTACTGAAGACAGTTTCTTTGGGAAAATAAGTGCATCTCTTAACGAAGTGCCAAAGGTTAAGAGATACATTCAATTCTCTCAATCTGAACCTCAACCTTCAGCCAAGTCCCCATCAACATCTGTAAAGGCAGAAAGTTTCATAACAGTGTTAGGGACTAAACCACAATCTGTGAAATCGGATTCTTCATCTGAAGATGACAACAGTCCAACCTCTACTGGAGACAGTTTCTTTGAGCAAATAGGTGCATCTCTTAATGAAGTGCCCAAGGTTCAGAGGTACATTCAGTTCACTCAATCTGAACCTCAGTCTTCAGTCAAGTCCCCGTCAACATCCTTAAAGTCAGAAAGTTTCATACCAGTGTTAGGGACAAAACTACAATCTGTGAGGTCTGAATCTACTTCTAAG GATAAGCTCAGTGCAACCTGTACTGGAGACCATTTCTTTGGGCAAATAGGTGCATCTCTTGATGAAGTGCCAAAAGTGAACAGATATATTCAGTTCACTCAATCTGAACCTCAACCTTCAGTCGAGTCCCCATCAACATCTTTAAAGGCAGAAAGTTTCATACCAGTGTTAGGGACAAAACCACAATCTGTGAGATCTGAATCTACATCTGAGGATAAGCTCAGTCCAACCACTACTGGAGACAATTTCTTTGGGCAAATAGGTGCAACCCTTGATGAACTGCCAAAGGTTGAGAGATACATTCAGTTCACTCAATCTGAACCTCAGCTTTCAACGCAGTCCCCACCAACATCTTCAAAGGCAGAAAGTTTCATACGAGTGTTAGGAACTAAAACACAGTCTGTAAGATCTGAATCTACATCTGAGGATAAGCTCAGTCCAACCACTACTGGAGACCATTTCTTTGGGCAAATAGGTGCAACCCTTGATGAACTGCCAAAGGTTGAGAGATACATTCAGTTCACTCAATCTGAACCTCAGCTTTCAACGCAGTCCCCACCAACATCTTTAAAGGCAGAAAGTTTCATACCAGGGTTAGGAACTAAAACACAGTCTGTGAGATCTGAATCTACATCTGAGGATAAGGTCAGTCCAACCTCTACTGGAGACAATTTCTTTGGGCAAATAGGTGCATCTCTTGATGAAGTGCCAAAAGTGAACAGATACATTCAGTTCACTCGTTCTGAACCTCAACCTTCAGTCGAGTCCCCATCAACATCTTTAAAGGCAGAAAGTGTGTTAGGGACAAAACTACAATCTGTGAGGTCTGAATGTACTTCTATGGATAAGCTCAGTCCAACCTCTACTGGAGACAATTTCTTTGGGCAAATAGGTACATCTCTTGATGAAGTTGTAAAGGTTAAAAGATACATTCAGTTAACTCAATCTGAAGCTCAGCCTTCAGTCAAGTCCCCATCAACATCTTTAAAGGCAGAAAGTGTCATACCAGTGTTAGGGACAAAATCACAATCTGTGAGGTCTGAATCTACAGCTGAGGATAAGCTCAGTCTAAACTCTACTGGAGACAATTTCTTTGGGCAAATAGATGCATCTCTTGATGAAGTGCCAAAAGTGAACAGATATATTCAGTTCACTCAATCTGAACCTCAATCTTCAGTCAAGTCCCCGTCAACATCCTTAAAGGCAGAAAGTTTCATACCAGTGTTAGAGTCTAAACCACACTCTGTGAGATCTGAATCTATAGCTGAGGATAAGCTCAGTCCAAACTGTAGTGGAGACAATTTCTTTGGGCAAATAGGTGCATCTCTTGATGAAGTGCCAAAAGTGAACAGATACATTCAGTTCACTCAATCTGAAGCTCAACCTTCAGCTCAGTTCCCATCAACATCTTTAAAGGCAGAAAGTTTCATATCAGTGTTAGGGACTAAACCACAATCTGTGAGGTCTGAATCTACAGCTGAGGATAAGCTCAGTCTAACCTCTACTGGAGACAATTTCTTTGGGCAAATAGATGCATCTCTTGATGAAGTGCCAAAAGTGAACAGATATATTCAGTTCACTCAATCTGAACCTCAATCTTCAGTCAAGTCCCCGTCAACATCCTTAAAGGCAGAAAGTTTCATACCAGTGTTAGAGTCTAAACCACACTCTGTGAGGTCTGAATTTTCATCTAAGGATAAGCTCAGTCCAACCTCTAATGGAGACAATTTCTTTGGGCAAATAGGTACATCTTTTGATGGAGTACCTAAAGTGAAGAGATACATTCAGTTCACACAATCTGAGCCTCAACCTTCAGATCTGCTACCATCAtttatgaaaacagaaagaatcaCGAAAGTACAGTCTGGGAGATATAATTTGCCATCTGAGAATGAGCTCAGCTCACCCAGAAAGGAAGGGAATTTCTTTGGGCAAATAGGTACATCACTCAATGAAGTGCCAAAGGTGAAGAGATACATTCAGTTCACACAAACTGAATCTTCAGCTGAAACACCAACATCTTCACATTCAGAAAGGGTCACACCAACATTTGCAACTAAAATACAGTCTGTGAGATCTGATCCTCCATCTGAGGTCAGGCTCACTACACCCTCCAATGGAGACAGTTTCTTTGGGCAAATTGATGGAGTACCAAAACTGAAGAGATACATTCAGTTCACACAATCTGAGCCTATTTCTCAAACTCCTTCAAATGAACCAAAAATCCATGCAGGCATGGTAATAAACATTAATTCATCATCTGAAGATGGTGTCAAAGCAGATGCTGACAGCTTCTTTGGGCAAATTGACACATCCCTTGATGGAATACCAAAAGTAAAAAGATACCTTCAGTTCACACAACATTTGACTCAGCCTTCATCCCAGTTTTTGGACACACAAATAGCTACACCAGAGCTTTTGACAAAAACAGAATTACTGCAAACCAGTTCTACACCTGACTATATCAAACCAATTAACAAAGACAGTTTGTTTGGGAACACGGACACTCCTCTTTATGGAATTACAAAAGTAAAAAGATATATTCAGTTCACCCAATGTGAATCTCATTCTTCAGACTACACCTCTGATAATGAAGCAAAGCCAAGCAGCAACAAAGATAATTTCTTTGAAGGAATATATATATCTCCTGATCATATACCAGAAGTAAAGAGATCTCTTCAGTTCACACAATCTCATCCAAAACTTGAAAATCAGttattttctccttctttaaacaaagaaagaatTACTACTGAGTTTGTGACAAAAAGAGAACCAGTTAGTTCCAATTATTCAGCTGACAGAGACATCAGGCCAAACAACCAAGACAGCTTATTTGATCAGTTGAATACGTCTTTTGACGGAGTACCAAAGGTGAACAGATACATTCGGTTTTCACAATCTGAAGATTGCCTTCCAAATACTAAATACCCAAGTACAGAAAAGGCCAGAGAATCTGATTCCTTATCTGAGAAAGAGTTCAGTACCACTACCACAGAAAACAGTTTCTTGCAAATACATACATCTCTTCATGAAGTTCCAAAGGTAAAGACATACATTCACTTCACACAATCTGAACCCCAAACCCTGTCACCACACCCTCACACTCAAATTCCGATATGCACACCAAAAGATAGAAGAGTAGAATCAATGGATTCTGAGGTAAATGTCAGTGTAAAAGATGAAGATTTCTTCTGGCAAATACCCGCGTCTTTCAGTACTCTACAAAGGCCAAAACGCTCTCTCATTTTTACAACTTCTGATCCACAGAATCAAAATCAGATACAAGCTCTTTCACTGATACATGATTCATCATTTAATGTGAAAGTAAGCACAGAAAAAAGTAGGTTAGAACAACTTCCAAGGCCTAAAAGGACACTCTATTTCTCCAATTCAGATCCTTACAGGCAATCTCACCAACCACTTACACAAACAGAAttagcaacatcagagtttgaGACAATAGAATCAAGGTTGTCAAGTTTGGGTGCCCCCCTCAGCACTGAAAGCAGTGACTTCTCCCCTCACAACTTACCCATTCCCACAAGATCCCTGCAATTCCCCACCTCAGAAGAACTGTCTGAGCAAGTCACTGACTTAGACCAAGTTCCCAAACTGAGAACGAGTCTAGGGACAGACACTCCACTTCaggatgaaaacaaaacacccaCAACCTCCTCAGGAAAGGATGGCGCCAGAGAGTATCTTAGAGACAGCTCTCAAGCTCGTCTAAGGCAGGAACGGAGGAGATTACTGTTTCAGCAGAAAAGGAGAGCCATGGATGGGTTCAGTTTGACCTCTCCTTCTTCCACATCACAAGAACGGGATAAGCAAGGAGGCCCATCAGATCATTATGAAGGCACAGTCCGGCCCCACGCAGATCACTCTCTCCAAGGTGTTCCTACAGTACCTGCAAGCTCTGCAAGCCACATGGATGCAAAAGGCTCAGGATTCAAGGGGTTAAGTGCCAAGCGCATCTCATCCCTAAAATACAAATCAGCCCTGCATGAAGGAACTTATAAAAGTCGTAGTGATGAttaa